TACTTGCTGTACCCCTTAAGGAATAGGTTCGCGTATCTTTGGTATGATAAATAAAGCCTACATCTAATACACTTGCTGTAACCGTTGTTCTTTGGTCTAAGTTGTAGGTAAAACCGGCATCAAAACCTAGTCCTAAATTACCCCCTAACAAAGCTCTTTTGGTTAAAATACTTGAAATTCCCGAACCATTAGCTACTGCATCGTCATCTAAAACATCTTTCAGTTCAAAAATGCCTGAGGTTCTAATTTCTATATCTGCGTCTAAAGTAGTTCTGAGTAGGTTATTCTGACCTTCGGTAGTTAAAAAATATCCTTTGTTCTTTGTGGAAGAAAAATTTAGAAAACTAGCATATAGTTTAGCTCGAATACCCACTGATAACTGATTTGATACTCTTTTGTTGATCCCAAAATGATATACATTCAAGATTTCTCCTCTGGTTTTCAAATGACTTAAATCAAATTTTTTATTTAAATTATTTGTATTTCCTTCATAGGCTAACTGCGCATAATCCTTAAAATAATAGCCAATAGCATCTCCTTCATTATAGGCCCCGAAAGAGTAGAATACGTCGTCATTTTTTCGACTTCTAAAGCCTATATTTATTAGTTCTATTTGGTACGTACCACTGAGCTCATCTCTAAAACTCATGCCATTAATAACCTTTTCTCTAAATTTAGTATTAAAGTCTACACCGTCAACAGCAAACAAGTCATTTGAAGTGATTCCACTACTTCCTGCTTGAAAACTAATGCCCGAAATTAAAGGAATACCTGCATACCATTTAAAAGAAGTAGCCATACCAGGATTCAATAACAAGGATTGTGGTACCTCGTTAAAATCGTAAAGCAACTGCTTGTTTTGCCCTACACAAGTTACACTGAATAGCATAAAAAGGATGGTAAGCCTCAGTGTTTGCCTCATTCTACTAATCTTAACTTAAAGCTTGCGCTAGACTTAAAAATTAATTTAGGGTTTGAGAGTGATGAAACACTAGTATTATCGCTAGCATTCACATAGGTTAATTGAATGCTCGACGTATTTCTTATAATCGCTATGTTTCGGCCAGAAGGTGGCCCGTATGCCACTTCTAACTCACTTGTGGTTTCTGGCGGTGCTGCTAAAGCCGTGACTTGAAAAGAATCTAAAGGGACTCCCGAGGCATCAAGAAAATCAATTTGCACCTGCATATTTTTACTCGTTGTATTTTCTAATTGAAATTTGACAGACCCTGAAATTACCTTGTCGGAAAATATACTGGAGGTAAAGGCATCGAAATTAATGTTTTGAGTAATTGTACCCGGTGAAGTACTATTAATAATCGCCTCTGTAGTTTCTACATACACTATGGATCCCGACACGTCTGGAATAACTTCTAGGTCTTTAGCTTGATTAAAATCTTGTGGTTCAGAACAAGAAAATAAAAAAAGAAAACAAAGACTATAAAAAAATATAAGTGGGTTTATTTTTTTCATAAGAAATCATAAAGACGAAAATTAAGGTTCGCCATAGGTGACTGTGTTCTACTATGATAACTCTATAAGTACGATTTTATTTCATTTAAGTCTGTAATCATGATAGATAAATCGTGTTTTTCTTCTTGATGAGCATTAAAATGTAGTGTGTGAATGCCTATCGCCTGCGCCCCTAAAATATCTGCTTCCAAACTATCACCAATCATCATGGCTTTTTCTGGTAGTACATTTGCCTTTTCCAGTGCCAGTTTAAAAATAATAGGATTCGGTTTTTTTACCCCTGC
The sequence above is drawn from the Cellulophaga sp. Hel_I_12 genome and encodes:
- a CDS encoding DUF5723 family protein, translated to MRQTLRLTILFMLFSVTCVGQNKQLLYDFNEVPQSLLLNPGMATSFKWYAGIPLISGISFQAGSSGITSNDLFAVDGVDFNTKFREKVINGMSFRDELSGTYQIELINIGFRSRKNDDVFYSFGAYNEGDAIGYYFKDYAQLAYEGNTNNLNKKFDLSHLKTRGEILNVYHFGINKRVSNQLSVGIRAKLYASFLNFSSTKNKGYFLTTEGQNNLLRTTLDADIEIRTSGIFELKDVLDDDAVANGSGISSILTKRALLGGNLGLGFDAGFTYNLDQRTTVTASVLDVGFIYHTKDTRTYSLRGTASTEGISFFIPADLNNPEDQWRNLVDELEALVPYTESSENYLTFRPTKLNASIRRDFGKQIESRENCYCTSTVGGNNRGQLYKNSFGAHLYAINRPRGPQAALTAFYQYRFGTIMSLKSTYTVDKFSATNIGLGGSIQMGAVNMYLMADNLLSYRNIADSRYASFQFGFNIISWGKK